The following coding sequences lie in one Chitinivibrionales bacterium genomic window:
- a CDS encoding glycosyltransferase, producing MKILHLIYDHPQNPWLGGGGAKGTLAIAQYMEQNGHTTTIICGKFKSDDPLLQTGHIQYKKVGWGINYLISRISYTIGSFLYVWRNLKKYNLIVDDTSPFSPTFSFLFSQRVPVIATIRNVFGSHVLKKGIITGIPAFISEFMILRAYSCYIVVSPYMKDSIPRRKTCEIIPNGINFAEIPSHLPAKKSYIAFLGRIEIYQKGLDIALRALGDLKQLLQRNDIICKFAGSGKDSNKFQSLIKEQELTHVCEYIGRLEGEDKYLFLAQALFIIAPSRFEAMPRVPLEAQACGTPVIASSIPSFKYVIKADESGILIKPESTDELKNAIINLIENTEKRMLYSNGALEHSKLFDRDVFMKQRLELYTKISQQKANKNN from the coding sequence TTGAAAATTCTGCATCTGATATACGATCATCCTCAAAACCCTTGGCTTGGTGGTGGCGGTGCAAAGGGAACGCTGGCAATTGCGCAATACATGGAACAAAACGGACATACTACGACAATAATCTGCGGCAAATTCAAATCGGATGATCCCTTACTGCAAACAGGGCATATACAATACAAAAAAGTCGGGTGGGGAATAAATTATCTCATTTCCCGCATTTCTTATACAATTGGATCTTTCCTCTATGTATGGAGAAATCTTAAAAAATATAATTTGATCGTTGACGATACCTCTCCTTTTTCACCGACATTCAGTTTTTTGTTTTCTCAAAGAGTGCCGGTCATAGCCACTATCCGCAATGTATTTGGAAGTCATGTGTTGAAAAAAGGTATAATAACCGGAATACCTGCATTTATCAGTGAATTCATGATACTCAGAGCATATTCCTGCTATATAGTTGTTTCTCCTTATATGAAAGATTCTATACCGCGCAGGAAAACATGTGAAATCATACCAAATGGCATAAACTTCGCCGAAATTCCATCACACCTTCCTGCAAAGAAATCTTATATTGCATTTCTGGGGAGAATTGAGATTTATCAAAAAGGCCTTGATATCGCTTTGCGTGCCCTTGGAGATTTAAAACAGCTTTTGCAGAGAAATGATATTATTTGCAAGTTTGCGGGAAGCGGCAAAGACAGCAATAAATTCCAGTCTCTTATTAAAGAGCAAGAGCTGACGCACGTATGCGAATATATCGGGCGGTTAGAAGGAGAAGACAAATATTTATTTCTTGCACAGGCACTTTTTATCATTGCTCCATCACGCTTTGAGGCAATGCCCCGGGTGCCGCTTGAAGCCCAGGCTTGTGGGACGCCGGTTATTGCATCATCTATTCCATCATTTAAATACGTAATAAAAGCTGATGAAAGTGGTATTCTTATTAAACCCGAAAGCACCGATGAACTTAAGAATGCGATCATTAACCTGATCGAAAACACAGAAAAGCGCATGCTCTATTCAAATGGCGCTCTGGAGCACAGCAAACTGTTCGATCGCGATGTTTTCATGAAGCAGCGCCTGGAATTGTATACAAAAATATCTCAACAAAAAGCGAATAAAAACAATTAA
- a CDS encoding macrocin O-methyltransferase, with protein sequence MKRAVVKTVRRLARNFGFDISKKGEYPPDFSEEDIEIIKAVSPYTRTSPERIYAVIQAIRYVVSCNIPGDIVECGVWRGGSMMAAAKTLLLLNQSDRHLYLYDTYEGMSEPTNDDIDYEGKRASVELAKDNKDFSEDSTWCYASVADVQKAMEQTGYDASTIHLVKGKVEETIPANTPESIAILRLDTDWYESTLHEMLHLYPRLVKGGVLLLDDYGHWVGAKKAVDQYIKENNLKLLLSRTDYTGRLAVKQ encoded by the coding sequence ATGAAAAGAGCTGTCGTTAAAACTGTACGACGTCTTGCACGAAATTTCGGCTTTGACATCAGTAAAAAGGGAGAATATCCTCCGGATTTTTCAGAGGAAGATATCGAAATAATTAAAGCCGTTTCTCCCTACACTCGAACATCACCGGAGCGGATTTATGCTGTAATTCAGGCAATACGTTATGTTGTGAGCTGCAATATCCCCGGTGATATTGTCGAATGCGGCGTGTGGCGAGGTGGCTCAATGATGGCTGCTGCAAAGACACTGCTTCTTCTCAATCAATCCGACAGGCACTTGTACCTTTATGATACCTATGAAGGCATGTCGGAACCTACCAATGATGACATCGATTACGAAGGCAAGCGGGCATCGGTTGAATTGGCAAAAGATAACAAGGATTTCTCAGAAGATTCGACATGGTGCTATGCAAGCGTGGCAGATGTTCAAAAGGCAATGGAACAAACCGGATACGATGCTTCAACGATTCATCTGGTCAAAGGAAAGGTTGAAGAAACCATCCCGGCGAATACTCCTGAATCAATTGCCATATTGCGTCTCGATACCGACTGGTATGAGTCCACCTTGCATGAAATGCTTCACCTCTATCCACGACTAGTGAAAGGCGGTGTTCTTTTGCTGGATGATTACGGCCACTGGGTTGGAGCTAAAAAAGCCGTGGATCAGTACATAAAAGAGAATAATCTCAAGCTCCTTTTGTCGAGAACAGACTACACCGGTCGATTGGCAGTTAAACAGTAA